Proteins encoded together in one Diceros bicornis minor isolate mBicDic1 chromosome 18, mDicBic1.mat.cur, whole genome shotgun sequence window:
- the SMG8 gene encoding nonsense-mediated mRNA decay factor SMG8, producing the protein MAGPVSLRELLMGASAWTGPESPEGSSTEGGGSAAGGPEPPWREDEICVVGIFGKTALRLNSEKFSLVNTVCDRQIFPLFRHQDPGDPGPGIRTEPGAVGETGGAGDPGAGAEDAVKGGGAAAEGNRPEPGSHDYSLLQAYYSQESKVLYLLLTSICDNSQLLRACRALQSGEAGGGLSLPHAEAHEFWKHQEKLQCLSLLYLFSVCHILLLVHPTCSFDITYDRVFRALDGLRQKVLPLLKTAIKDCPVGKDWKLNCRPCPPRLLFLFQLNGALKVEPPRNQDPAHPDKPKKHSPKRRLQHALEDQIYRIFRKSRVLTNQSINCLFTVPANQAFVYIVPGSQEEDPVGMLLDQLRGHCTVKDPESLLVPTPLSGPRRYQVMRQHNRQQLSFHIDSSSSSSSGQLVDFTLREFLWQHVELVLSKKGFDDSVGRNPQPSHFELPTYHKWISAASKLYEVAIDGKEEDLGSPTGELTSKILSSIKVLEGFLDIDTKFSENRCQKALPMAHSAYQSNLPHNYTMTVHKNQLAQALRVYSQHARGPAFHKYAMQLHEDCYKFWSNGHQLCEERSLTDQHCVHKFHSLPKSGEKPEADRNPPVLYHNSRARSTGACNCGRKQAPRDDPFDIKAANYDFYQLLEEKCCGKLDHINFPVFEPSTPDPAPAKNESSPAPADPDADKLKEKEPQTQGESTSLSLALSLGQSTDSLGTYPADPQAGGDNPEVHGQGEVKTEKRPNLVDRQASTVEYLPGMLHSNCPKGLLPKFSSWSLVKLGPAKSYNFHTGLDQQGFIPGTNYLMPWDIVIRTRAEDEGDLDTNSWPAPNKAIPGKRSAVVMGRGRRRDDIARAFVGFEYEDSRGRRFMCSGPDKVMKVMGSGPKESALKALNSDMPLYILSSSQGRGLKPHYAQLMRLFVVVPDAPLQIILMPQVQPGPPPCPVFYPEKQEITLPPDGLWVLRFPYAYVTERGPCFPPKENVQLMSYKVLRGVLKAVTQ; encoded by the exons ATGGCGGGTCCTGTCAGCTTGCGAGAGCTTCTAATGGGAGCTTCAGCGTGGACCGGCCCTGAAAGTCCCGAGGGGTCCTCTACGGAGGGCGGAGGGAGCGCAGCTGGCGGACCGGAGCCTCCTTGGCGAGAGGATGAGATCTGCGTGGTGGGAATCTTCGGCAAGACGGCTCTGCGACTGAATTCCGAGAAGTTCTCACTTGTGAATACGGTGTGCGACCGACAGATCTTTCCCCTCTTTCGCCACCAAGATCCTGGGGACCCAGGGCCTGGAATCAGGACCGAGCCTGGCGCCGTCGGGGAAACTGGTGGAGCCGGGGACCCTGGGGCTGGGGCCGAGGATGCAGTTAAGGGAGGTGGAGCCGCTGCGGAAGGTAACCGACCTGAGCCAGGCTCGCACGACTACAGCCTTCTGCAGGCATATTACAGCCAGGAAAGCAAAGTTCTATATCTTCTTCTCACTTCTATCTGTGACAATTCCCAGCTTCTGCGGGCTTGTCGGGCTCTTCAGAGCGGGGAAGCTGGAGGTGGCCTGTCTTTACCTCATGCAGAAGCGCACGAGTTCTGGAAGCATCAAGAGAAGCTGCAGTGCCTCAGTCTCCTTTATCTTTTCTCTGTCTGTCACATCCTGCTTCTGGTCCATCCCACTTGTTCCTTTGATATCACTTATGATCGAGTATTCAGAGCCCTGGATGGACTGAGACAGAAAGTACTGCCCCTCCTCAAAACAGCCATTAAGGATTGTCCAGTTGGCAAAGACTGGAAGCTAAACTGTCGACCTTGCCCACCTagactcctttttctcttccaactCAATGGAGCCCTCAAGGTGGAACCCCCTCGGAACCAAGACCCAGCCCATCCAGACAAGCCCAAGAAGCATTCTCCCAAAAGGAGATTGCAGCATGCCCTAGAGGACCAGATCTATAGAATCTTCCGGAAGAGTCGTGTCTTGACTAATCAGAGTATCAACTGCCTCTTTACTGTGCCTGCCAACCAAGCTTTTGTGTACATAGTTCCCGGAAGCCAGGAGGAGGACCCAGTAGGCATGTTGCTGGACCAACTCAGGGGTCATTGTACTGTGAAGGACCCGGAATCTTTGCTAGTGCCTACACCCCTTTCTGGGCCCAGGCGATACCAGGTGATGAGGCAGCACAACCGACAACAACTTTCTTTCCACATTGACAGCAGCAGTTCCAGTTCTTCAGGGCAGCTAGTGGATTTCACTCTTCGGGAATTCCTATGGCAGCATGTGGAGCTAGTCCTAAGCAAGAAAGGTTTTGATGACAGTGTGGGCAGGAACCCACAGCCTTCCCATTTTGAACTTCCCACTTATCATAAGTGGATCTCAGCAGCTTCAAAACTGTATGAAGTAGCTATTGATGGGAAAGAGGAGGACCTGGGGTCTCCCACTGGGGAGCTAACATCTAAGATTTTAAGCAGTATTAAAGTCTTGGAAGGATTTTTGGATATTGACACCAAATTCTCAGAAAACCGATGCCAAAAAGCTTTACCCATGGCCCATAGTGCCTATCAGTCAAATTTGCCTCATAATTACACAATGACTGTCCATAAGAATCAGCTTGCCCAGGCTCTTCGAGTGTACAGTCAACACGCTAGGGGTCCAGCCTTTCACAAGTACGCCATGCAGTTACACGAGGACTGCTACAAGTTTTGGAGCAATGGCCATCAGCTCTGTGAGGAGAGGAGTTTAACTGATCAACACTGTGTACATAAATTTCATTCATTACCTAAATCAG GAGAAAAACCAGAGGCTGATAGAAATCCTCCTGTGCTATATCACAATAGCCGAGCTCGATCAACTGGTGCCTGTAACTGTGGAAGGAAACAAGCACCTCGAGATGATCCCTTTGATATCAAGGCAGCTAACTATGACTTTTATCAG CTTCTGGAAGAAAAATGTTGTGGAAAATTGGATCATATCAATTTCCCAGTATTTGAACCAAGTACTCCAGATCCTGCTCCTGCCAAAAATGAATCTTCTCCTGCCCCAGCAGATCCAGATGCTgataaacttaaagaaaaagaacctcaAACCCAAGGAGAGAGCACAAGCCTAAGTTTAGCTTTGAGTTTAGGTCAATCCACAGATAGTTTAGGTACCTATCCAGCTGATCCACAAGCAGGAGGAGATAATCCAGAAGTTCATGGTCAAGGAGAAGTAAAAACTGAGAAAAGACCAAACCTGGTTGATCGACAAGCATCTACAGTTGAGTATCTCCCAGGCATGCTACATTCAAATTGCCCTAAGGGTCTCCTACCCAAATTCTCCAGCTGGTCTTTGGTTAAACTAGGCCCTGCTAAGTCTTATAACTTTCACACAGGTTTAGACCAACAGGGCTTCATTCCAGGAACAAACTATCTTATGCCTTGGGACATTGTCATCAGGACTAGAGCTGAAGATGAAGGAGACTTAGACACAAATTCTTGGCCTGCTCCAAATAAAGctattcctggaaagagaagtgcAGTTGTAATGGGAAGAGGAAGACGGCGAGATGACATAGCTCGAGCATTTGTGGGCTTTGAATATGAAGACTCTCGAGGTCGGAGATTTATGTGCTCGGGACCTGACAAAGTAATGAAAGTAATGGGAAGTGGGCCAAAGGAATCAGCTTTAAAAGCCCTGAATAGTGATATGCCCTTATATATTCTGTCATCGTCTCAGGGTAGAGGGCTAAAACCACATTATGCTCAACTTATGAGGCTTTTTGTTGTGGTTCCTGACGCTCCTTTGCAGATAATACTAATGCCTCAG GTTCAGCCAGGCCCACCACCATGTCCAGTATTCTACCCAGAAAAACAAGAAATCACTCTTCCACCAGATGGCCTCTGGGTTTTGAGATTTCCTTATGCATATGTAACTGAGAGAGGACCTTGTTTCCCTCCAAAGGAAAATGTGCAGTTAATGAGTTACAAGGTGCTCCGTGGGGTTCTTAAAGCAGTTACACAATAA
- the PRR11 gene encoding proline-rich protein 11, with protein sequence MPKFKQRRRKLKAKAKRLFKKKEGCHFQSKLITPPPPPPPSPERVVIPSTDRPLSRSWLRSSWNFKFPNIKDAVKLWTNRVWSVYSWCQRCITQSLEVLKDTILPSRFCRRELHSLKERFCILESELCKLQEALKTVSENSSCRSCGQTCHMSGKLTDVPACAVTTPGESGAALPPTLPQPVSHLPPPPPLPPPPPPPPLPLPPPPPIAPLMLRKSNLAKALQAGPLKKDGPMQITVKDLMTVKLKKTQSFDEKKKLVPSPKARNPLVTVSDLKHVTLKPSSKVLTQVTNVFITPGKSQIDLRKLLRKVNVERSPGGTPLTNKENMETGTGLTPVMTRALRRKFQLAHPRSPTQTLPLPTSSFDEQN encoded by the exons ATGCCCAAGTTCAAGCAacgaagaagaaaactaaaagccAAAGCAAAAAGattattcaaaaaaaaagaaggctgtcACTTTCAGTCCAAGCTAATTACAcctccccctccaccaccaccctcgCCAGAAAG AGTGGTTATTCCTTCAACAGATAGACCCCTTAGCAGAAGCTGGCTAAGATCATCCTGGAACTTCAAATTTCCCAATATCAAAGATGCAGTAAAACTTTGGACAAATAGAGTGTGGTCTGTATACAGCTGGTGCCAGAGGTGCATTACCCAG AGTTTAGAAGTATTGAAAGACACCATTTTGCCATCCCGTTTCTGCCGCCGAGAACTTCACAGTCTAAAAGAACGGTTTTGCATTTTGGAAAGTGAATTATGCAAGCTCCAGGAAGCACTGAAG ACTGTCTCAGAAAATTCTTCCTGTCGAAGCTGTGGTCAAACATGTCACATGAGTGGTAAACTCACAGATGTGCCTGCATGTGCTGTAACCACCCCTGGAGAATCCGGAGCTGCACTTCCTCCCACACTGCCACAGCCAGTCagccatcttcctcctcctccacctctgcctccaccacctccaccgcCTCCTCTGCctctacctccaccaccacctaTAGCACCTTTAATGCTCAGAAAATCCAATCTCGCTAAAGCTCTTCAG GCTGGACCATTAAAAAAAGATGGACCTATGCAGATAACAGTTAAAGATCTAATGActgtgaaattaaagaagacacagagtTTTGATGAAAAGAAGAAG CTTGTACCATCACCAAAGGCACGGAATCCACTAGTTACTGTCTCTGACCTGAAGCATGTTACCCTGAAACCCAGCTCCAAAGTGTTAACTCAAGTTACAAATGTCTTCAT TACTCCTGGTAAGAGCCAGATAGATCTACGGAAACTACTTAGAAAAGTCAATGTAGAGAG GAGTCCAGGTGGAACCCCACTTaccaataaagaaaatatggaaacAGGAACTGGGCTGACCCCAGTAATGACCCGAGCTTTGAGGAGAAAATTTCAG ctggCTCACCCTAGAAGCCCAACTCAAACTCTACCGCTTCCTACAAGCAGCTTTGATGAACAAAACTGA